One window of Acidobacteriaceae bacterium genomic DNA carries:
- a CDS encoding glycosyltransferase family 2 protein: MISPAWRLAAEYGEWLLAALWLWRTNEAIRRVGEVPDISQPEWDLIPPEGSAPSLTVIVPARNEAENIGATLETLIAQQYNNLRVLAIDDRSTDRTRQIVDEFAARYPEQIGAIHIDYLPEGWLGKTFALEVGTRNSLSEYLLFTDGDVLFSPSSLRRAMAYAVMTQADHVVVFPTPEVKGRGEGLMLSFFGVLGMWITRPWRVSDPLARHDVIGVGAFNLVRREALEVLGGWEPQRLAVVEDVTLGRRMKAAGLRQSVAFGPELILVHWARGARGIVRGLTKNLFASVNFRTSFLVLGCAAIVILFLAPLAGLAWLPTALPALMSVCCIGASYRIMSARSRIDARYGWLYPAAVFVMAWAMLRSMVSVWARRGVMWRGTYYPLRELRMHNSPLQWERSAAQARRAEEKGRGRVGARLLALWPALRKKGHKKEH; this comes from the coding sequence ATGATCTCACCTGCGTGGCGCCTGGCGGCCGAGTACGGCGAGTGGTTGCTGGCTGCACTCTGGCTTTGGAGAACGAACGAGGCGATTCGGCGGGTTGGCGAGGTGCCGGACATCTCGCAACCGGAGTGGGATCTAATTCCGCCGGAGGGATCGGCGCCGTCGCTCACCGTGATCGTGCCCGCGCGCAATGAGGCGGAGAATATCGGCGCGACGCTGGAAACGCTGATCGCGCAGCAGTACAACAACCTGCGTGTACTTGCCATCGACGATCGTTCGACCGACAGGACGCGGCAGATTGTCGATGAATTTGCGGCGCGTTATCCGGAGCAGATTGGAGCGATCCATATCGACTACCTGCCGGAAGGATGGCTCGGGAAGACGTTTGCGCTTGAGGTTGGAACGCGTAACTCGTTGAGCGAGTACCTGTTGTTTACGGATGGCGATGTGCTCTTTTCGCCGTCATCGCTGCGGAGAGCGATGGCCTATGCGGTGATGACGCAGGCCGATCACGTTGTCGTCTTCCCGACTCCTGAAGTGAAGGGCCGCGGCGAGGGCCTGATGCTCAGCTTCTTCGGCGTGCTTGGCATGTGGATCACAAGACCATGGCGCGTCAGTGATCCGCTGGCGAGGCACGATGTCATCGGCGTAGGCGCGTTCAACCTGGTGCGTCGCGAAGCGTTGGAGGTGCTGGGCGGATGGGAGCCGCAGCGTTTGGCCGTAGTTGAAGATGTAACGCTCGGCCGCAGGATGAAGGCGGCCGGCCTGCGTCAGAGTGTGGCGTTCGGGCCTGAGCTGATCCTGGTTCACTGGGCCAGAGGAGCGCGCGGTATTGTGCGTGGGCTCACCAAGAATTTATTTGCGAGCGTGAATTTCAGGACGTCGTTTCTGGTGCTTGGGTGCGCGGCCATTGTGATCCTGTTTCTCGCGCCGTTAGCGGGCCTTGCGTGGTTGCCGACTGCGCTGCCTGCGCTTATGTCTGTCTGCTGCATCGGTGCCTCGTATCGCATCATGAGTGCGCGGAGCCGCATCGATGCACGCTATGGATGGCTATACCCTGCGGCGGTCTTTGTGATGGCATGGGCGATGCTGCGCTCGATGGTTTCAGTGTGGGCGCGGCGCGGGGTGATGTGGCGCGGAACGTACTATCCGCTGCGTGAGCTGCGCATGCATAACAGTCCGTTGCAGTGGGAGCGCAGCGCAGCCCAGGCTCGGCGAGCGGAAGAGAAGGGAAGAGGACGCGTCGGGGCGAGACTGCTGGCGCTCTGGCCGGCGCTGCGAAAAAAAGGCCACAAGAAAGAACACTGA
- a CDS encoding MFS transporter — protein sequence MAGATAALALLTAMNFVNYLDRYILPGVQEQIKHEFALTDSQIGSLTLWFMVAYVCASPITGWLGDRFPRKPMIVVAALGIAAVNFFTASVHSYMSLNLRHAALGIGEACFGVFAPALLADFFAESQRNRAMTIFNIALPLGAAAGYEAGAWVAAHHGWRMSFITSAVPGLLMALLILFFMREPKRLDRGRERARTDRASVISLLKNGPYLTSILGYAAVTFSLGGISWWMPSFLHREAGYSIEAAGGLMGPIIVVAGLGGTALGGWIAQVWSRRTAKALYLVPALSALLTIPPAILCFFGPRAFIVPSLSAAVFLIFLGTGPVNAATLNAVPDGLRATAMAGQLFMIHVLGDMPSSKVIGIVSDHSNLRLGMAVTLISFAVGAVVFFIGAKIAPSLRDVEAPAPA from the coding sequence GTGGCTGGCGCGACGGCTGCGCTTGCCCTGCTGACGGCGATGAACTTCGTGAACTACCTGGACCGCTATATCCTCCCGGGCGTACAGGAACAGATTAAGCACGAGTTTGCGCTGACCGACAGCCAGATCGGGTCGCTAACGCTGTGGTTTATGGTCGCGTATGTTTGCGCGTCGCCGATTACGGGGTGGCTGGGCGATCGCTTTCCGCGCAAGCCGATGATCGTGGTGGCTGCGCTCGGGATTGCTGCTGTGAACTTCTTCACAGCCAGTGTGCACAGTTACATGTCGCTGAACCTGAGGCATGCGGCACTGGGTATCGGGGAGGCATGTTTCGGCGTGTTTGCGCCGGCGCTGCTCGCGGATTTTTTCGCAGAATCGCAGCGGAATCGCGCGATGACGATCTTCAACATCGCGCTGCCGTTGGGAGCGGCGGCCGGCTACGAGGCGGGCGCGTGGGTGGCGGCGCATCACGGATGGCGGATGAGCTTTATCACCAGCGCTGTTCCGGGCCTGCTGATGGCGCTGCTGATTCTGTTCTTCATGCGTGAGCCGAAGCGGCTCGACCGGGGACGCGAACGGGCGAGGACTGACAGGGCGAGTGTGATCTCGCTGCTGAAGAATGGACCATACCTGACGTCGATTCTTGGCTACGCTGCCGTGACGTTTTCGCTCGGAGGGATTTCGTGGTGGATGCCGTCGTTTTTGCACCGCGAGGCGGGGTACTCGATTGAGGCGGCGGGCGGGCTGATGGGACCGATCATCGTTGTCGCCGGATTAGGCGGCACAGCGCTTGGCGGATGGATCGCGCAAGTGTGGTCGAGGAGGACCGCGAAGGCCCTCTACCTGGTTCCGGCACTGAGTGCGTTGCTGACGATTCCTCCTGCGATCCTGTGCTTCTTTGGGCCGAGAGCTTTCATTGTGCCGTCACTCTCAGCCGCGGTGTTTCTCATCTTTCTCGGCACGGGGCCGGTGAATGCGGCGACGCTGAACGCGGTTCCGGATGGTCTGCGTGCGACGGCGATGGCTGGACAGTTGTTCATGATTCACGTGTTAGGCGACATGCCATCGTCGAAGGTGATTGGCATTGTCAGCGACCACAGCAATCTGCGGCTGGGCATGGCTGTCACGCTGATCTCCTTCGCGGTTGGCGCGGTGGTCTTCTTTATCGGCGCGAAGATTGCGCCCAGTCTCCGCGATGTGGAGGCTCCGGCGCCCGCATGA
- a CDS encoding SMP-30/gluconolactonase/LRE family protein has product MPLAVKLAAAAAIAISLPMSNGKPAAPEPSVLRLDPALDALIPPGARPELVANGFNFTEGPQWRHGRLWFVDGPANKLRATTPDGHITELLTSASGFANFLGPNGNAPDAQGSVVMCEQDGRRVVRLVGPDDHLKVETLFEKYEGKRLNSPNDIIFAADGSFYFTDPPYGLKGMDKDPAKELPFNGVYHYKDGKLTLVIRDLTLPNGITLTEDGKTMYVANSGPHMMYMKYPVNPDGTVGPGTMLIDFQPSPEHGVPDGLKLDTQGNLWASSPGGIRIITPAGKVLGQIKLPEVAANLAWGDDGKTLYICASHSVYKLRTSVMGRMPLFSQP; this is encoded by the coding sequence ATGCCGCTCGCCGTAAAACTTGCCGCCGCAGCAGCGATTGCCATCTCACTTCCCATGAGTAACGGAAAGCCTGCCGCACCCGAACCCTCTGTTCTCCGACTCGACCCCGCACTCGACGCCCTGATTCCTCCAGGCGCCAGGCCCGAGCTCGTCGCCAACGGCTTCAACTTCACCGAAGGTCCGCAGTGGAGACACGGCCGGCTTTGGTTTGTCGATGGCCCCGCAAACAAACTGCGCGCCACTACGCCGGACGGCCACATCACCGAGCTGCTCACCTCCGCCTCAGGTTTCGCCAACTTCCTCGGACCAAACGGCAACGCCCCCGACGCTCAGGGCAGTGTCGTCATGTGCGAACAGGACGGCCGCCGCGTCGTCCGCCTCGTCGGTCCTGACGATCACCTTAAAGTCGAAACGCTTTTCGAAAAGTACGAGGGCAAGCGCCTCAACAGCCCGAACGACATCATCTTCGCCGCTGACGGGAGCTTCTACTTCACAGACCCGCCGTACGGCCTCAAAGGCATGGACAAGGATCCTGCCAAGGAGCTGCCCTTCAACGGCGTATATCACTACAAGGACGGCAAGCTCACGCTCGTGATCCGCGACCTGACACTCCCCAACGGCATCACGCTCACCGAAGATGGCAAGACCATGTACGTCGCGAACTCCGGCCCGCACATGATGTACATGAAGTATCCCGTAAACCCCGACGGCACCGTCGGTCCCGGCACAATGCTCATCGACTTTCAACCCTCACCCGAGCACGGCGTCCCCGACGGTCTGAAGCTCGATACACAAGGAAATCTCTGGGCCTCAAGCCCCGGCGGCATCCGCATCATCACCCCTGCAGGCAAGGTCCTCGGCCAGATCAAGTTGCCGGAGGTCGCAGCAAACCTCGCCTGGGGCGATGACGGCAAGACGCTCTACATCTGCGCCTCCCACAGTGTGTACAAGCTGCGCACCAGCGTAATGGGGCGCATGCCGCTCTTCTCGCAGCCCTGA
- a CDS encoding Gfo/Idh/MocA family oxidoreductase → MSLMDRRAFAKLSALSLAATRLSAQKPATSVTGAPTLSKPVGFAPVGIGDISKIFMQACDRTPNANITGIVTGHPAEKGTKYAAQYKLPQSSIYTYETYDKIRDNPAIEAVYIGLPNSMHCEYTIRGAEAGKHVLCEKPMAISSAECRRMIDACRAHNVKLMIAYRVHYDPTFTQIRKMIHDGDIGDLVGFQGGFYGQKKTGEWRLNRALAGGGSLLDLGIYPLNAIRWLCAEEPNDFRAMVSTMEKGPRFAQVEQTVEWVMKFPSGILANCGSSYGMDGPAFLQIDGSKGRIHIEPAFYYGDVKYTFTGHTRNGDVSGGYPVTGQYDQFTAEADHFAACIRNNRTPDTPGEEGLADMLAIEAIYKAAGTPIA, encoded by the coding sequence ATGAGCCTTATGGACCGCCGCGCCTTCGCCAAGCTCTCTGCCCTCTCGCTCGCCGCCACTCGCCTCTCTGCGCAAAAGCCCGCAACCTCCGTCACCGGCGCGCCTACATTGTCGAAGCCCGTCGGCTTCGCTCCCGTCGGAATCGGAGACATCTCCAAGATCTTCATGCAGGCCTGCGACCGCACGCCGAACGCGAACATCACCGGCATCGTCACCGGCCATCCTGCTGAGAAAGGCACGAAATACGCCGCGCAGTACAAGCTCCCGCAGAGTTCGATCTACACCTACGAGACGTACGACAAGATTCGCGATAACCCCGCTATTGAGGCCGTCTACATCGGTCTTCCCAACTCCATGCACTGCGAGTACACCATCCGCGGCGCAGAAGCCGGCAAGCACGTCCTCTGCGAAAAGCCCATGGCCATCTCTTCGGCGGAATGCCGCAGGATGATCGACGCCTGCCGCGCGCACAACGTGAAGCTGATGATCGCCTACCGCGTGCACTACGACCCCACCTTTACCCAAATCCGCAAGATGATTCACGACGGTGACATCGGCGATCTCGTCGGCTTCCAGGGTGGCTTCTACGGCCAGAAAAAAACCGGCGAGTGGCGACTCAATCGCGCGCTCGCCGGCGGCGGTTCACTCCTCGACCTCGGCATCTATCCGCTCAACGCTATCCGCTGGTTATGCGCCGAAGAACCGAATGACTTCCGGGCAATGGTCTCGACGATGGAAAAAGGCCCGCGCTTCGCGCAGGTCGAACAGACTGTCGAGTGGGTGATGAAGTTCCCCTCTGGCATCCTCGCCAACTGCGGCTCTTCCTATGGCATGGATGGCCCCGCGTTTCTCCAGATCGATGGCTCGAAAGGCCGCATCCACATCGAGCCCGCCTTTTACTACGGCGACGTCAAGTACACCTTCACCGGCCACACGCGCAACGGCGACGTCTCCGGAGGTTATCCGGTCACCGGTCAATACGATCAGTTCACGGCCGAGGCCGACCACTTCGCGGCTTGCATCCGCAATAACCGCACCCCGGATACACCCGGCGAAGAGGGCCTCGCTGACATGCTCGCCATTGAGGCCATTTACAAAGCGGCAGGCACACCTATTGCCTAA
- a CDS encoding ATPase domain-containing protein, producing the protein MEDHATTHPNGSRAASPSPRRISTGVAGIDDILGGGIPSGHLYLVEGDPGTGKTTFALQFLLAGAARGEKCMYVTLSESNHELAEVAASHGWDLDSIVLFEMIPTDEDLSPEAQYTVFHPSDVELADTITAIVKQINIVNPERVVFDSLSEFRMLARDPLKYRRQILALKRHFAGRDCTVLLLDDRTSDDADSDLQLRSLAHGVIKLQTLERDFGISRRRLAIHKLRGSSFREGFHDYAIRTGGIDVYPRLIAAEHNPGFVRKCVPSGLTELDELFGGGIDNGTSTLLMGPAGCGKSTIALRYAISAAERGEKAAVFIFDETLTTLVTRSQGLNMDPTPYIENGTLEIQQIDPAELSPGEFIARIRRLVDAQDLSVVIIDSINGFLNAMPHEQFLAMQLHELFSYLGQQGIATLVTMAQHGFVGITQAPIDVSYLADSVLLFRYFERAGSVYQALSVVKKRSGRHERTIRELVFRDGHVRVGPVLTKFEGVLTGHPSFTGSAEETDSELGQ; encoded by the coding sequence ATGGAAGATCACGCAACGACACACCCCAACGGTTCTCGCGCCGCTTCGCCCTCTCCACGCCGCATCAGCACTGGTGTGGCTGGTATTGACGACATCCTTGGCGGAGGTATCCCGTCCGGCCACCTCTATCTTGTCGAGGGCGATCCCGGCACCGGAAAGACCACGTTTGCCCTGCAGTTTCTGCTTGCCGGCGCTGCCCGGGGCGAGAAGTGCATGTACGTCACCCTTTCGGAGTCAAACCACGAGCTCGCGGAGGTTGCCGCCTCCCACGGCTGGGACCTCGACTCGATCGTGCTCTTCGAGATGATTCCCACCGACGAAGACTTGAGCCCCGAGGCGCAGTACACCGTATTTCACCCCTCTGATGTCGAGCTCGCGGACACAATCACTGCCATCGTGAAGCAGATCAATATCGTCAACCCGGAACGCGTAGTCTTCGACTCCCTCTCGGAGTTCCGCATGCTGGCGCGAGATCCCTTGAAGTATCGCCGCCAGATCCTCGCGCTCAAGCGGCACTTTGCCGGTCGCGACTGCACCGTGCTTCTGCTGGACGACCGCACGTCAGATGATGCTGACAGCGATCTGCAGCTCCGCTCACTGGCCCACGGTGTGATCAAGCTCCAGACACTCGAACGGGACTTCGGTATCAGCCGCCGTCGCCTTGCCATCCACAAGTTGCGCGGTTCGTCCTTCCGCGAGGGCTTTCACGACTACGCCATTCGCACAGGCGGCATCGATGTCTATCCCCGCCTCATCGCAGCCGAGCACAACCCCGGCTTCGTTCGCAAATGCGTCCCCAGCGGTCTTACCGAGCTGGACGAGCTCTTCGGCGGCGGCATCGACAACGGCACGAGCACGCTTCTGATGGGACCTGCCGGCTGCGGCAAATCCACCATCGCGCTCCGCTATGCAATCTCCGCCGCAGAGCGCGGCGAAAAAGCTGCAGTCTTTATCTTCGACGAGACCTTAACGACACTGGTCACGCGCTCTCAGGGTCTCAACATGGACCCGACGCCCTATATCGAGAATGGCACCCTCGAGATCCAGCAGATCGACCCCGCCGAGCTCTCGCCCGGCGAGTTTATTGCACGCATCCGTCGTCTCGTCGACGCCCAGGATCTGAGCGTCGTAATCATCGACAGTATCAATGGCTTCCTGAATGCCATGCCGCACGAACAGTTCCTCGCTATGCAGCTGCACGAGCTGTTCTCCTATCTCGGCCAGCAGGGTATCGCCACCCTCGTTACGATGGCGCAGCACGGGTTCGTAGGCATCACCCAGGCCCCGATTGACGTAAGTTATCTCGCTGACTCCGTCCTTCTATTCCGCTACTTCGAGCGCGCCGGAAGCGTCTACCAGGCGCTCTCTGTCGTAAAGAAGCGCAGCGGCCGACACGAACGCACCATCCGCGAACTCGTTTTTCGAGACGGCCATGTTCGAGTCGGCCCGGTTCTCACCAAGTTTGAAGGAGTCCTCACCGGACATCCGTCCTTCACCGGATCCGCAGAGGAGACTGACTCTGAACTCGGCCAATGA
- a CDS encoding ATP-binding protein, with translation MISAVIERSGHPCHIAATITELDDEIRSGAGAAIVAEEACKGDAIDRLQPVLAEQPSWSDFPLILLIAGGRVTVESERLRRIREPLGNVLLLERPIRPETLLSTLETALRGRLRQYQIRDQMQQAEIAQEALRRSEKLAVTGRLAASIAHEINNPLESVTNLLYLARSEPSPDIVRHYISLADQELARVTEITKNTLRFYREPSQPSTIDLVKVLDSVLSLYSSRLNAAGVHISKQIRNSSVPLTTSLGELRQVIANIIGNALDAMRNGGKLAVRISTEERSWRPGRSMARLTIADNGTGIPQDLLSRIFEPFVTTKGETGTGLGLWVTAELARKNGWTIRVRSCAHAPRSGTTFSILLPLLPTPVSATPSDQLLAGYAV, from the coding sequence TTGATCTCTGCCGTCATCGAACGCTCCGGCCACCCTTGCCACATCGCTGCCACGATCACCGAGCTCGATGACGAGATCCGCAGCGGAGCCGGCGCTGCTATCGTCGCGGAGGAGGCCTGCAAAGGCGACGCCATCGACCGCCTGCAACCGGTCCTCGCCGAGCAGCCCTCCTGGTCGGACTTTCCGTTGATCCTTCTCATCGCCGGCGGCCGTGTCACCGTCGAGAGCGAGCGCCTCCGCCGGATCCGTGAACCTCTCGGCAATGTCCTCCTGCTCGAACGCCCAATTCGACCTGAGACCTTGCTCAGTACGCTTGAGACCGCACTCCGCGGACGACTGCGCCAGTACCAGATCCGGGATCAGATGCAGCAGGCCGAGATCGCGCAGGAGGCGCTCCGTCGCTCCGAGAAGCTTGCGGTCACCGGCCGCCTCGCCGCCAGCATTGCGCACGAGATCAACAATCCGCTGGAGTCCGTCACCAATCTTCTCTATCTGGCTCGCTCGGAGCCGTCACCCGACATCGTGCGTCATTACATCTCTCTCGCCGACCAGGAACTTGCTCGCGTCACGGAGATAACCAAGAACACGCTGCGCTTTTATCGAGAGCCCAGCCAGCCGTCCACCATTGACCTGGTGAAGGTGCTGGACTCCGTACTTTCCCTCTACAGCTCGCGCCTCAACGCCGCTGGTGTTCACATCTCCAAACAGATCCGCAATTCTTCCGTTCCTCTCACAACCTCGCTTGGCGAGCTCCGTCAAGTCATCGCCAACATCATCGGTAACGCACTCGATGCCATGCGCAATGGTGGAAAGCTCGCCGTTCGGATCTCCACAGAAGAGCGCTCGTGGCGCCCCGGCCGAAGCATGGCGCGCCTCACCATCGCCGACAACGGCACCGGCATCCCGCAGGATCTTCTTTCGCGCATCTTCGAGCCGTTTGTCACCACCAAAGGCGAGACCGGCACAGGTCTCGGTCTCTGGGTGACTGCCGAGCTTGCCCGCAAGAACGGCTGGACCATCCGTGTTCGCAGCTGCGCGCACGCCCCGCGCAGCGGCACCACCTTCTCCATCCTGCTTCCGCTGCTACCCACTCCCGTCTCAGCCACACCGTCCGATCAACTCCTGGCCGGCTACGCTGTCTAG
- a CDS encoding cytochrome P460 family protein, with amino-acid sequence MLTTAKVALALTALLIPVAKFLCLMPAEDDPQYTSDAQLKFPEHYRDWVYLTSGFDMSYSASSAMPDHHMFDNVFVNPEAYRAFVATGHWPDKTMLVLEVRGARGRGSINQRGSYQDEIMGLEVHVKDDARFPGKWAFFGFDGGRTGRLDPPTSNCYSCHQDHGAVDTTFVQFYPTLLPIAKLKSTLAEKYLQEISTPESKQPL; translated from the coding sequence ATGCTTACTACAGCCAAGGTTGCGTTGGCCCTTACAGCGCTGCTGATTCCAGTGGCGAAGTTTCTCTGCCTGATGCCGGCTGAAGACGACCCACAGTACACGAGCGATGCGCAGCTGAAGTTTCCGGAACATTACCGTGATTGGGTATATCTGACGAGCGGTTTCGACATGAGCTATAGCGCGAGCTCGGCGATGCCGGACCATCACATGTTCGATAACGTGTTCGTCAATCCGGAGGCGTACAGAGCTTTCGTCGCGACAGGGCATTGGCCGGACAAGACGATGCTTGTGCTGGAGGTCCGCGGCGCGCGAGGAAGAGGATCGATCAATCAGCGCGGAAGCTATCAGGACGAGATTATGGGGCTTGAGGTGCACGTGAAGGACGACGCGCGTTTTCCGGGCAAGTGGGCGTTCTTCGGATTTGACGGAGGGAGGACCGGTAGGCTGGATCCGCCGACTTCGAACTGCTACAGCTGCCACCAGGACCATGGAGCAGTGGACACGACGTTCGTGCAGTTTTATCCGACTCTGCTGCCGATTGCGAAGCTGAAGAGCACACTTGCGGAAAAGTATCTGCAGGAGATATCCACGCCGGAGTCGAAACAACCTCTTTAG
- a CDS encoding histidine kinase has translation MLAVCVPAPLETRPATAPFLPLAAYLFPAHASQVYDSCMDNRSPAPRCTSWLWIAAVWLGFGLLDAIDSVIIMHAEGMHHAWGRLFITSVLAWIPWALATALVMRLNQRFPITQWRSWKTWLFHVSAYLALDFAWTAWYAGLELLLNPYAAHDPPKPFHTVWLRASADHLLASFILYGAVVAVDTVLDSRARLARQQAETARLNEQLSKAQLDGVRRQIEPHFLFNTLNSVSALVREHRNDAAVMMIAGLSDFLRRLLQDPSRQQVPLAEEMEFAQKYLEIQKVRFVDRLQLAVDVPSDLLVAQVPTLILQLMLENAIKHGISKRAQGGLVRISASRSNGSLTLSVYNDGPGLAAENATASGIGLTNMRMRLQGLYGDSFALHMQNQQPSGVEVSVSVPFVEN, from the coding sequence ATGCTCGCAGTATGCGTCCCCGCCCCCCTGGAGACCAGACCAGCCACTGCACCGTTCCTGCCACTCGCTGCATACCTGTTTCCCGCGCATGCCTCGCAGGTCTACGATTCCTGCATGGACAATCGCAGCCCGGCTCCCCGCTGCACGTCATGGCTGTGGATCGCCGCCGTATGGTTAGGCTTCGGTCTCCTCGACGCCATCGACAGCGTGATCATCATGCATGCGGAAGGCATGCATCATGCCTGGGGCAGGCTTTTTATTACGTCCGTTCTTGCGTGGATCCCATGGGCGCTCGCCACCGCGCTTGTCATGCGTCTCAATCAGCGCTTTCCCATTACGCAATGGCGCTCCTGGAAGACATGGCTCTTTCACGTCTCGGCTTATCTCGCGCTCGACTTCGCCTGGACCGCCTGGTACGCCGGCCTGGAGTTACTGCTTAATCCTTACGCAGCCCATGATCCTCCGAAGCCGTTCCACACTGTCTGGCTGCGTGCCTCGGCCGACCATCTGCTCGCTTCCTTCATCCTCTACGGCGCCGTTGTCGCCGTAGATACTGTCCTCGATTCACGCGCTCGGCTCGCCCGCCAGCAGGCAGAAACCGCCCGTCTCAACGAGCAACTCTCCAAGGCGCAACTCGACGGCGTTCGGCGACAGATTGAACCGCACTTTCTCTTCAATACACTCAACTCCGTCTCCGCCCTTGTCCGAGAGCACCGCAACGATGCTGCCGTCATGATGATCGCCGGCCTCAGCGACTTCCTCCGCCGCCTCCTTCAGGATCCATCGCGCCAGCAGGTTCCCCTCGCCGAAGAGATGGAATTCGCGCAGAAGTATCTCGAGATCCAGAAGGTTCGCTTCGTCGACCGCTTGCAGCTTGCCGTCGATGTGCCCAGCGATCTGCTCGTCGCACAGGTTCCCACGCTCATCCTGCAGCTCATGCTTGAAAACGCCATCAAGCACGGCATCTCCAAGCGCGCGCAAGGCGGTCTCGTGCGCATCTCCGCTTCACGCTCCAACGGCTCACTTACGCTCTCGGTCTACAACGACGGCCCTGGACTCGCCGCCGAGAATGCAACCGCCTCGGGCATCGGTCTCACCAACATGCGCATGCGCCTGCAGGGCCTCTATGGCGACTCATTTGCGCTGCATATGCAGAATCAACAACCCAGTGGTGTTGAAGTCTCCGTCTCCGTTCCCTTCGTCGAAAACTAG
- a CDS encoding LytTR family DNA-binding domain-containing protein — translation MSVDPPTIRAVIVDDEPLARSNLRLLLQRDSNINIVAECGSGPDAPAVIRKSRPDLLFLDVQMPECDGFDVIELLGADLPVAIVFVTAYDHYALRAFEAGALDYLLKPFDNARFDLALSRAKQKIEHGKDHPRKFDRLTIKSAGQIAFVSLSEIDWIEAADYYAALHIGARTHLLRRSLSDLEQDLDPALFCRIHRSAIVNLDRVRGLRSNEDGDYTVLLHNNATLRLSRKYRKQLQSRLGVLTESV, via the coding sequence TTGTCCGTCGATCCACCAACAATCCGCGCCGTCATCGTCGACGATGAGCCACTCGCACGCTCCAACCTGCGTCTTCTGCTCCAGCGCGATTCGAACATCAACATCGTAGCCGAGTGCGGCTCCGGCCCTGATGCTCCCGCTGTTATTCGCAAGTCGCGCCCCGATTTGCTCTTCCTCGACGTCCAGATGCCCGAGTGCGATGGCTTCGACGTCATCGAGCTCCTCGGCGCTGATCTTCCCGTCGCGATCGTCTTCGTCACGGCCTACGATCACTACGCACTTCGCGCCTTCGAGGCCGGCGCGCTCGATTACCTCCTCAAGCCGTTCGACAATGCACGCTTCGATCTCGCACTCTCACGCGCAAAGCAGAAGATCGAGCACGGCAAAGACCACCCGCGCAAATTCGACCGCCTAACTATCAAGTCCGCCGGCCAAATTGCCTTTGTCTCCCTCTCCGAGATCGATTGGATCGAGGCCGCCGACTACTACGCTGCTCTGCACATCGGCGCTCGCACGCACCTGCTCCGCCGCAGCCTCTCCGATCTCGAGCAGGATCTCGACCCCGCACTCTTCTGCCGCATCCATCGCTCCGCGATCGTCAATCTCGATCGCGTCCGTGGTCTCCGCTCCAACGAAGACGGCGATTACACCGTTCTTCTCCACAACAACGCCACGCTTCGACTCAGTCGCAAATATCGGAAGCAACTTCAATCTCGTCTGGGCGTGCTCACAGAATCCGTCTGA
- a CDS encoding ATP-binding cassette domain-containing protein, translating to MADCESLIELEHVHVARGSAVVLHDVSLRIARGEHVAILGPNGCGKSTLLKTMTCELYPIVKPDTRVRLLGRERWDLTELKRRMGVVSPELPGKPTLHTTGLDAIVTGFFSSSTLWPNLNVTDAMRERAEEILTLVGAEALREKPVGQMSAGQQRRVMIGRALAGASVDGEVQMLLLDEPSNALDLAAQHDLREMLRGLAQRGVTIVMITHHIADILPEMQRVVMMREGRIVSDGAKHELLTERRLSELFGRKITLTERDGFWNAW from the coding sequence ATGGCGGATTGTGAATCGTTGATCGAACTTGAGCATGTACATGTGGCGCGCGGCAGTGCTGTTGTGCTTCATGATGTGAGCCTGCGGATTGCACGTGGCGAACACGTCGCGATCCTGGGGCCGAACGGATGTGGGAAGTCCACGCTGCTGAAGACGATGACGTGCGAGTTGTATCCAATTGTCAAACCGGACACACGGGTGCGTCTGCTGGGCCGGGAGCGGTGGGACCTGACGGAGTTGAAGCGAAGGATGGGTGTGGTCAGTCCGGAGTTGCCGGGAAAACCGACGCTGCATACGACAGGGTTGGACGCGATTGTGACTGGATTCTTTTCGAGCTCTACCTTGTGGCCGAATCTGAATGTGACGGATGCGATGCGCGAGAGAGCCGAAGAGATCCTGACGCTCGTCGGAGCGGAGGCGTTGCGCGAGAAACCTGTAGGGCAGATGAGTGCCGGGCAGCAGCGGCGCGTCATGATCGGGCGTGCACTGGCCGGTGCCTCCGTAGATGGTGAGGTGCAGATGCTGCTGCTGGATGAGCCTTCGAATGCGCTGGATCTGGCGGCGCAGCATGATCTTCGCGAGATGCTCCGCGGATTGGCGCAGCGCGGTGTGACGATCGTAATGATTACGCATCACATCGCGGACATTCTGCCGGAGATGCAGCGCGTGGTGATGATGCGCGAAGGAAGAATTGTGAGCGACGGCGCGAAGCACGAACTTCTGACGGAGCGCCGATTGAGCGAACTGTTTGGCAGGAAGATTACGCTGACCGAGCGCGATGGCTTCTGGAATGCCTGGTGA